One genomic segment of Chelmon rostratus isolate fCheRos1 chromosome 22, fCheRos1.pri, whole genome shotgun sequence includes these proteins:
- the LOC121625663 gene encoding protein SCO2 homolog, mitochondrial isoform X1, producing the protein MLGVRCIVGDLRGGGRLLRRLPPVQRTFASSAPTSDSHQASLLHGRRLPQLTQRRFLSQGQDSSTGSAKLKLRTRLAVTLLFGGGLLGVWWYIHFEKQQKLRQQRMEQLQQVAVGHGNFSLLDHTGRRRTKKDFLGSWVLLYFGFTHCPDICPDELDKLSAVVSALDRDASLPPVQPLFITVDPQRDDTQALARYVKDFHPRLIGLTGTPEEVKHAGRDYRVYASPGPKDEDGDYIVDHTILIYLVSPDGLFLDYYNRMKDQEQIAQSVRNHINNYVKL; encoded by the coding sequence ATGTTGGGGGtcaggtgcattgtgggtgatcTGCGTGGAGGAGGAAGACTCCTGAGACGTCTTCCTCCAGTCCAGAGGACGTTTGCCTCCTCAGCGCCGACCTCAGACAGCCACCAGGCCAGCCTTCTTCACGGTCGTCGTCTTCCTCAGCTGACTCAGAGGCGCTTCCTGTCTCAGGGTCAGGACTCGTCCACCGGGTCTGCGAAACTGAAGCTGAGGACTCGTCTGGCGGTGACCCTGCTGTTCGGCGGCGGTCTGCTGGGTGTCTGGTGGTACATTCACTTTGAGAAGCAGCAGAAGTTGCGGCAGCAGCGcatggagcagctgcagcaggtggcGGTGGGTCACGGCAACTTCAGCCTGCTGGACCACACGGGCCGGCGCAGGACCAAGAAGGACTTCCTGGGCAGCTGGGTGCTGCTGTACTTCGGCTTCACGCACTGTCCGGACATCTGTCCCGACGAGCTGGACAAGCTGAGCGCCGTGGTGTCGGCTCTGGACCGGGACGCCTCGCTGCCGCCCGTCCAGCCCCTCTTCATCACCGTGGACCCGCAGAGGGACGACACGCAGGCGCTGGCCCGCTACGTCAAAGACTTCCACCCCCGTCTGATCGGACTGACCGGAACACCGGAGGAGGTGAAACACGCGGGGCGGGACTACAGAGTGTACGCCAGCCCCGGACCCAAAGACGAGGACGGAGACTACATCGTGGATCACACCATCCTGATCTACCTGGTGAGTCCTGACGGGCTTTTTCTGGATTATTACAACAGGATGAAGGACCAGGAGCAGATCGCCCAGAGCGTCAGGAACCACATCAACAACTATGTCAAACTCTGA
- the LOC121625663 gene encoding protein SCO2 homolog, mitochondrial isoform X2, with the protein MLGVRCIVGDLRGGGRLLRRLPPVQRTFASSAPTSDSHQASLLHGRRLPQLTQRRFLSQGQDSSTGSAKLKLRTRLAVTLLFGGGLLGVWWYIHFEKQQKLRQQRMEQLQQVAVGHGNFSLLDHTGRRRTKKDFLGSWVLLYFGFTHCPDICPDELDKLSAVVSALDRDASLPPVQPLFITVDPQRDDTQALARYVKDFHPRLIGLTGTPEEVKHAGRDYRVYASPGPKDEDGDYIVDHTILIYLVRPMERLPLF; encoded by the exons ATGTTGGGGGtcaggtgcattgtgggtgatcTGCGTGGAGGAGGAAGACTCCTGAGACGTCTTCCTCCAGTCCAGAGGACGTTTGCCTCCTCAGCGCCGACCTCAGACAGCCACCAGGCCAGCCTTCTTCACGGTCGTCGTCTTCCTCAGCTGACTCAGAGGCGCTTCCTGTCTCAGGGTCAGGACTCGTCCACCGGGTCTGCGAAACTGAAGCTGAGGACTCGTCTGGCGGTGACCCTGCTGTTCGGCGGCGGTCTGCTGGGTGTCTGGTGGTACATTCACTTTGAGAAGCAGCAGAAGTTGCGGCAGCAGCGcatggagcagctgcagcaggtggcGGTGGGTCACGGCAACTTCAGCCTGCTGGACCACACGGGCCGGCGCAGGACCAAGAAGGACTTCCTGGGCAGCTGGGTGCTGCTGTACTTCGGCTTCACGCACTGTCCGGACATCTGTCCCGACGAGCTGGACAAGCTGAGCGCCGTGGTGTCGGCTCTGGACCGGGACGCCTCGCTGCCGCCCGTCCAGCCCCTCTTCATCACCGTGGACCCGCAGAGGGACGACACGCAGGCGCTGGCCCGCTACGTCAAAGACTTCCACCCCCGTCTGATCGGACTGACCGGAACACCGGAGGAGGTGAAACACGCGGGGCGGGACTACAGAGTGTACGCCAGCCCCGGACCCAAAGACGAGGACGGAGACTACATCGTGGATCACACCATCCTGATCTACCTG GTAAGACCCATGGAGCGCCTGCCGCTGTTCTGA